Part of the Rhodoflexus caldus genome, GGTTTTAAGTGAATAAAATTTACAAACTGTATTTCAGGTAGAGTTGAAAATTTCGTCCCTGTTCGTCGGCGAAATAGCGGAATCGGTTCATATAGTCGCGGTAGGCAAGGTTGGCGAGGTTATGCACCGAAAAACCGATGTGCAACGCCTGCCTGCCGTGTTCGTAGCGGATGCCGCCGTCAAAGTTGAGCAGCGTATAACCTTTGGGTGGCGGGGCAAAGTCGCGTTCCGTTTCCGTGCGCCGTTGTTGCGCCGTTAAAAGGCAGCTAAGCGCGGCGTAAGCGCCCTTCCAGCAGCTTTCCGAAGGCATCGCAAGGTTGCGCCGCAGGGTTGCCGAGGCTTGGTCGGGCGGAATCCACGGCAGAAATGCGCCATTGGTCAGGTCGCGGGCGCGCACCATCGTGCCTTTCAGCAAGGTTTCCCACGCGGCGGAAGGCTGCCAGCGCAGGGTAAAATCCGCACCCGCAAGTTGTGCGTCGGTTTGTTCAAAATAAAAAACGGGAAATGCGCCGCGAATGGTCAGCCGCGTTTCGGCTTGCGGGGCAAGGTAGATGTAGTTGCCGATGTATTGGGCAAAGCCGCTGATTTCCAGACTGATGTTGTCGGTTTTTAGGCTTATGCCGTTTGTCCATTTCCACGATTGTTCCGATTTGAGGCTGTCGCTGCCAAACTCTAAGGCTGCCGCGCCGTGGTGCAGTCCTTCGCTGTAAAGTTCGTTGGGCGCGGGCGGTCGCCATGCAGAGGCTAATTGCGAGCGCAAGGTTAGTTTTTCGTTGATGTAATAAGCCGCGCCAATGGTTGCCGAAACGTTGTTGAACAGCCTTTCGGTGCGCTGCAAAACGTTATTGCGGTCAAATCGGCGCACTTCCATGTGGCGCAGGTCGTAGCGAATGCCTGCTTCGGCATCCCAACGGGCTGCCGAGTATTTCCAAATGGCAAAAGCACCTGCCGCCGTTACCCAATAGTTCGGCACTAAGGGGCGGATGCCCGTGCCGGGCGTGTTCAGGTTGCTTTGCAAAAGTCCGTTGAAACCGAATTTCCGATGCAAGGCAGTGCCTTTGCCTGATTCATAAACCGCGTCCAAAGTATGCGTGAACAAATTCAGGTCGAGGGCGGGGATGTTGTCGCGACCGCCGCGGCGGATGTCAAACTCTTGCCGTCGGTTGTGCTGAAAGCCGTATTGCCACTGCCATTCGCCTTGCGTTTGTTTAAGATATCCGTTGATTTTCAGTAAATTATGTGCAACTGCCTGCCGCGGGTTGCTGATTTGATAGCTGAAATCGGCACTGACGACGGGCCGCGGGCTGCTCATGGCAAATTGCAAATCGGTTAGGTTGCCGATGTGCGCACCTCTGAAAATACCCAAGTCGGTATTGAAACGGCTGAAAAATACTTCCGCGCCGTAGCGTTCTTTTTGGTAGCCTGCTGCCAGCGAAAAGTTGATTTCGCTTGCGCCCGTGTTGGCAAGAAAATAATCGGGTGTGTGCACATTGCCGCTGCGTTTGCCCGTCAGTTGCGCCCGCCAACCGATGCCGCCATGGTAGCCGCTCACTTGCCCCGAGGCAATGCCCTGCCTGCCGTTGCTTGCCCCTTGCAAGTGCCATTCGCTGCGGATGCCTGCCTGCACAGGCAACTTCGGCGGATTGACCAGCACCACGCCGCCCATCGCTTCGGCGCCGTATTGTACGGCTGCCGCACCTTTTACTACGGTCAGTTGCGATGCCGTGAACGGGTCTATTTCGGGGGCATGGTCTAAGCCCCATTGCTGCCCTTCCTGTCGGATGCCGTTGTTCAAAATCAGGATGCGATTGCCGTGCAAACCCTGAATAACGGGCTTGGCGATGGTTGCGCCGTTGCGCAACACCTGCACCCCGCTGATGTCGCCAAGGGCTTCGGCAAGTCCTTTGCCCTGCGTGCGTGCAAGTGCTTCATCGGAAACCGTGGCAAGCGTTGCTGTAGCCTTCCCGATGCCGATTTTTTCGTCTGTTACGGTAAGCGTTGCAAGTTCCAGCGTTTCGGGAATCAGCGGCAGCACTTTTTCCTCACCTGCGGGCAGCGTATAAACGGCATCTTTGAAACCTTCCTTGCTGATAATGATTTGTACGAATCGCTCACACCCGTTAAAGGCAAACGTTCCGTCGGCATCGGTTGTCAGGGCTTTGCCGCCGTCGTTCATCCGTTGCACCGATGCGCCCGCTACGGGTTGTTGCGTGTAGCCGTTGATTACCCTGCCTGCAATACGCCCGCTGCAAGGCGACTGCTGCGCCTGCACATGTAGGACAAGTATTTGTGTAAGTAGCAGGGAGAACAGTAAGCGCATCTATTTTTGCAATTGAGTTGCAAAAATAAATAAATGCAACTCAATTGCAAATAGCAATTAAAAATATCGGGTGAAGCCTTGCTTTACCATTTAACAATGTAGGTACATTCCATCGCACCGTTTTTTCGCGTAGGCTTATGATGGTCAAGCGATACGTTTACAATGGAAAAAGCAGGTTTAAATTTTCGTGCCATTGCCGTAATAATACCGCGGTCAAATTCGCTTGGATAAGGGTTGCGACATTCCATAACGGCTGTTTTGCTTTTTTCATCAAAAGAAACCAGTTTGTAGTAGCCGATTTCGCCGTTGCGGTGATTCATGTGGTAGGCAACATCAATAGAAGCCAAGGCACTTTTTAAATCGTTGATTTCGGGCGGGAAAGCAGCATTTTCAGGGATGGCTTTACCTACCGAAAACAGGGTGTTATCGCCAAAATTTTCGCCAATAGTGCGAAAGGCGTTCAACCAGTAAATCTGCGGATACCATCCATTTGGTTCAACATTGGGTAATTGATGCTGTGCCAAAATGGATAACATTGTGTCCCGATAAGCAGGAATCGCATTTACGAAGGCAAGAATTGTACGACCATTTACTTCTACAGCAGGGTCAAAAGGAATGTATTGAGCCATACCTGATACAATAAGGCGGAAAACAAAAAAGAACCCATGCGAAGTGTTTGTCAGGTATGGTGTTAAATTTCTAAAAAAAAAGGCAAACAGCCAATAAGCCGTTCGCCTTTTTTAGATATACTAAGTCTGATTAGTCGTCGTTTCTGCCGCCGAAGAGCATCATTATGTAGTAAAGCAGTGTAGCTATGGAACCGATAGCGGCAACTACGTAGGTCATGGCTGCCCACCAAAGAGCATCCTTAGCCATTCCATACTCTTCTCTGTTGACAATGCGGGCATTGTTTAACCATTGCACGGCGCGATTGCTTGCGTCAAATTCTACGGGCAGCGTGATGACGCTGAACAAGGTAATCATGGCAAACAAGCCTACACCAATGTACAATGGCAGAGGTGTTACCTGCATCAGGAAGATGCCTGCCAGCAAAATCCATGTTACCCAGTTGGAAGCAAAGCTTACCACGGGAACGAGCTTAGAGCGCATCTCGAGGAAACTGTATGCGGTTGCATGTTGCACGGCGTGCCCTGTTTCGTGAGCAGCTACGGCAGCGGCAGCAGCATTGCGGCCATAGAATACCTCCTCGCTCAGGTTGATGGTTTTATCGGCCGGATTATAGTGGTCGGTCAGTTGACCGGGTACGCAAGTGATTTCTACATCATAAATGCGGTTGTCTATCAGCATTTTGTGCGCAATTTCAGCGCCGCTCATGCCGGAACTGAGCGGGGTCATGGCATAGGTGCGGAATCTGTTTTTCAGCCTTGCCTGTACTGCCCAGCTAACCGCCATAATAATTAACGAAAGTATCAACATAGCTTTTTCTCCTTGTTTAACTGTAATAATATACAACGCAAATCAAATGCGCAAGTTACGATGCTGCCATTTTGTCATTTTTTGCCGCTGGTTTGAAAAGCAGGCTTGCACCCAGTGCCAACACGCCAAAAACAATGTAAGACAGCAATTGTGAGCTGTGTGCCATAAAAGCAAACTCCTGCGCAGGGGGTTGTGCAATGCCATAAGCTGACAGTGTGGCAGTTACAAACAAATGGTAAACTCCGATGCCTCCCTGCACGGGTGCTACAATGCTAATGCCACTCATCATTAAAATGGCAAGTGCGCAGTGCCAGTCTAATTGCTCGGTGGCCGGCATGGCAAAAAACAGCACATACGAAGTCAGGTAATAACAAGCCCAGATAACGACTGTATGCAGCAAAAAGCCGATGCGTTGGGCTGTGGAAAGTTGCAGCACGGATAGTACGCCGTCTTTCAGCCCTTTGAGAAAACCAATGATTTTTTGTGCCCACATGAGTTGCATCCAGTAGGAGCGGGTAGCATATGCAACTGCAATACCGCCAAGGGCAACCAATGCCACACCTCCGAGCAAGAGGCCTTTGTTGAGTGCATTACCTTGTGCATTACCACCGAAAATTTGCGTGAGAAAATCGCTGAGGCGGTCAAATTCCAGCCATAACGCCCCGAGCGTAAACAGCACAAGCATAAATAAGTCAAAAACGCGCTCGGCAATGACCGCACCGAAAGATACTTGGAAGGGAATGCCTCTCATGCGTTGGAGTACGGCACTGCGGCTCACCTCGCCCATCCTCGGCACAACTAAGTTGGCCAGATAACCTATCATCACGGCAATAAAGGCAGGCACGGCACCGGCGTTATAACCCAAAGGTTTGAGCATGATAGCCCAGCGAATGCCCCTGCTCAGGTGTGCAGTCAGCGACAAGATGATGGATACGGCAA contains:
- a CDS encoding TonB-dependent receptor; protein product: MRLLFSLLLTQILVLHVQAQQSPCSGRIAGRVINGYTQQPVAGASVQRMNDGGKALTTDADGTFAFNGCERFVQIIISKEGFKDAVYTLPAGEEKVLPLIPETLELATLTVTDEKIGIGKATATLATVSDEALARTQGKGLAEALGDISGVQVLRNGATIAKPVIQGLHGNRILILNNGIRQEGQQWGLDHAPEIDPFTASQLTVVKGAAAVQYGAEAMGGVVLVNPPKLPVQAGIRSEWHLQGASNGRQGIASGQVSGYHGGIGWRAQLTGKRSGNVHTPDYFLANTGASEINFSLAAGYQKERYGAEVFFSRFNTDLGIFRGAHIGNLTDLQFAMSSPRPVVSADFSYQISNPRQAVAHNLLKINGYLKQTQGEWQWQYGFQHNRRQEFDIRRGGRDNIPALDLNLFTHTLDAVYESGKGTALHRKFGFNGLLQSNLNTPGTGIRPLVPNYWVTAAGAFAIWKYSAARWDAEAGIRYDLRHMEVRRFDRNNVLQRTERLFNNVSATIGAAYYINEKLTLRSQLASAWRPPAPNELYSEGLHHGAAALEFGSDSLKSEQSWKWTNGISLKTDNISLEISGFAQYIGNYIYLAPQAETRLTIRGAFPVFYFEQTDAQLAGADFTLRWQPSAAWETLLKGTMVRARDLTNGAFLPWIPPDQASATLRRNLAMPSESCWKGAYAALSCLLTAQQRRTETERDFAPPPKGYTLLNFDGGIRYEHGRQALHIGFSVHNLANLAYRDYMNRFRYFADEQGRNFQLYLKYSL
- a CDS encoding zinc metallopeptidase, with protein sequence MLILSLIIMAVSWAVQARLKNRFRTYAMTPLSSGMSGAEIAHKMLIDNRIYDVEITCVPGQLTDHYNPADKTINLSEEVFYGRNAAAAAVAAHETGHAVQHATAYSFLEMRSKLVPVVSFASNWVTWILLAGIFLMQVTPLPLYIGVGLFAMITLFSVITLPVEFDASNRAVQWLNNARIVNREEYGMAKDALWWAAMTYVVAAIGSIATLLYYIMMLFGGRNDD
- a CDS encoding lysylphosphatidylglycerol synthase transmembrane domain-containing protein, which encodes MKEKAISALKYILTLAIAIGLFWMLYRNQDFGELWRNLSQARWEWIAVSIILSLTAHLSRGIRWAIMLKPLGYNAGAVPAFIAVMIGYLANLVVPRMGEVSRSAVLQRMRGIPFQVSFGAVIAERVFDLFMLVLFTLGALWLEFDRLSDFLTQIFGGNAQGNALNKGLLLGGVALVALGGIAVAYATRSYWMQLMWAQKIIGFLKGLKDGVLSVLQLSTAQRIGFLLHTVVIWACYYLTSYVLFFAMPATEQLDWHCALAILMMSGISIVAPVQGGIGVYHLFVTATLSAYGIAQPPAQEFAFMAHSSQLLSYIVFGVLALGASLLFKPAAKNDKMAAS